A region of Solibacillus isronensis DNA encodes the following proteins:
- a CDS encoding multidrug ABC transporter ATPase — protein MQNNRKKNNEPPIDNNPIIQAASLEVLAGLLATLAEGISTFASALALQEAQQQASNYSQNNVDLQEVHEQLHYLTKEIKKISKALNL, from the coding sequence TTGCAAAATAACCGTAAAAAAAATAATGAACCGCCAATCGATAACAATCCAATAATTCAAGCCGCTTCACTCGAGGTGTTGGCCGGTTTATTAGCTACGTTAGCGGAAGGGATTTCAACATTTGCGTCCGCTCTTGCACTGCAGGAAGCACAACAGCAGGCCAGTAACTACAGCCAAAATAACGTGGATCTCCAGGAAGTTCATGAACAGCTTCATTACTTAACGAAAGAAATAAAAAAAATATCGAAAGCATTAAATTTATAA
- a CDS encoding S-layer homology domain-containing protein, with product MLKKIVGLAFALVVALSFTTQSTSHANDIKGHQMVNELTYWSNQNVIRPDSKGNFNPNRAVTRGEFASYITRALKLPDSSTYTFKDLKAGNELTREIQAAAGSNILSGYPDGTFRPNEKITRQHMAALLEKALRYSNVPLEGQPLTFKDNSKISDQFKPAVATNVYYNIIRGSHTKNGVFFEPQGNATIAHAAAFLFRMQTTIETFAVKEGEEPTETPAPNPNIYYVGKISNGVITKNSTVYFNYEQAESALKSTGSNLIIKGDKIIKMSSGIASAADTKANTVTIYSDKNFTKSLSYAVEGSQFKYIGSNDQYAIVQLADTKGYAKIDEVTLTPTSLIKGQDYYFAEGGYLTHRTYNHITQKYYGNYVVSEAPAFIKPGAQYYSQDGVNFYSDVLLTKKVGTHYPYFQFQSIRQPSNYTAEELDNIIMTLLTERQALKNSPQYAKATVESRLIGMGKFLKQVESQYHVNALFILAAAMHEGDYGVSKNALTKNNIFGIEVFDTDPTLGQVYKNRDDSVLAFINRYVNLKYVPQSGGYAKGAVPGNKTSGMNVHYASDPFWGSKIAGHMYRMDNRFGKKDYKQAKLAFVSYENGHLVNVRNEPTTSSPIHFTYKAKYVGETGVFGYPVAIVEETKGTDGYVWYKILSDNNPPAKYGWVRSDLVQLIPGN from the coding sequence GTGTTAAAAAAAATAGTTGGACTAGCATTCGCATTAGTCGTTGCTCTGTCTTTCACAACACAATCAACATCTCATGCAAATGATATAAAAGGCCATCAAATGGTAAATGAACTAACATATTGGTCTAATCAAAATGTCATCCGACCAGACAGCAAAGGAAATTTCAATCCTAACCGTGCCGTTACGCGTGGAGAATTTGCTTCTTATATTACCCGCGCACTTAAATTACCAGATTCGTCTACATACACTTTTAAAGATTTAAAAGCTGGTAACGAACTGACACGTGAAATCCAGGCAGCTGCCGGATCAAACATTTTAAGCGGTTATCCTGATGGCACATTCCGTCCGAACGAAAAAATAACGCGCCAGCATATGGCAGCACTTTTGGAAAAAGCATTGCGTTATTCAAACGTGCCGTTGGAAGGACAGCCGCTAACGTTTAAGGATAACAGCAAAATTAGCGATCAGTTCAAACCGGCTGTAGCTACAAACGTTTACTACAATATTATCCGTGGATCACATACGAAAAATGGGGTATTCTTTGAACCTCAAGGCAATGCGACAATCGCTCATGCCGCAGCATTTTTATTCCGTATGCAAACGACAATCGAAACATTTGCTGTAAAAGAAGGTGAAGAACCGACGGAAACGCCTGCTCCAAACCCTAATATTTATTATGTAGGTAAAATTTCAAATGGAGTAATAACGAAAAACTCAACTGTTTATTTTAACTACGAACAAGCAGAGTCAGCGTTAAAAAGTACTGGTTCAAACTTAATTATTAAAGGCGACAAAATCATTAAAATGTCTTCAGGTATCGCTTCAGCAGCTGATACGAAAGCAAACACTGTAACAATCTATTCAGATAAAAACTTCACGAAATCGTTATCGTATGCTGTAGAAGGCTCTCAGTTTAAATACATCGGAAGTAATGATCAGTATGCAATCGTTCAATTAGCTGATACAAAAGGCTATGCAAAAATTGATGAAGTAACATTAACACCAACAAGCTTAATTAAAGGACAAGACTACTATTTTGCTGAAGGTGGTTACTTAACACATCGTACGTATAACCATATTACACAAAAGTATTACGGGAATTATGTAGTGAGTGAAGCACCTGCATTTATAAAACCAGGCGCACAATATTACAGCCAAGATGGTGTAAATTTCTACTCTGACGTTCTATTAACGAAAAAAGTAGGGACACATTATCCGTATTTCCAATTCCAGTCGATTCGTCAGCCATCTAACTATACAGCTGAAGAACTGGACAATATAATTATGACATTATTAACAGAGCGCCAGGCACTAAAAAATTCACCACAATATGCCAAAGCAACGGTAGAATCTCGTTTAATCGGGATGGGGAAATTTTTAAAGCAGGTAGAATCACAATATCATGTCAATGCCCTATTCATTTTAGCTGCAGCAATGCATGAAGGTGATTACGGAGTAAGTAAAAATGCACTGACGAAAAACAACATTTTTGGTATTGAAGTTTTCGACACTGATCCAACATTAGGTCAAGTATATAAAAACCGTGACGATAGTGTTCTAGCGTTTATTAACCGCTATGTCAATCTGAAGTACGTGCCTCAATCAGGTGGTTATGCAAAAGGTGCAGTACCGGGGAATAAAACATCCGGCATGAATGTTCACTATGCATCTGATCCATTCTGGGGCAGTAAAATTGCCGGTCATATGTACCGCATGGACAACCGCTTCGGTAAAAAAGATTACAAACAAGCGAAATTGGCATTCGTATCATATGAAAATGGCCATTTAGTAAATGTGCGTAATGAACCAACAACATCATCGCCAATCCACTTCACTTATAAAGCGAAATACGTAGGTGAAACAGGCGTGTTCGGCTATCCTGTCGCAATCGTTGAAGAAACGAAAGGTACAGACGGCTATGTTTGGTACAAAATTTTGTCAGACAATAACCCTCCAGCAAAATACGGTTGGGTACGCTCTGATTTAGTTCAATTAATTCCAGGAAATTAA
- a CDS encoding N-acetylmuramoyl-L-alanine amidase: MSLRNLVVTVTIIFMAMFQLNTAYASTSFADVPSSNGAYNEINYLVNAGVIKGYTENGKTLYKPNAHVTRGQAAKMVVVATNNKPLTVKNSSFSDVTLGTELSGYVESALELGFFSEQSKGKFGPNTPLTREEMSKVLAIAFKLNTAQTEKLEIPFKDIKPTYGYYPYIAAIYFNGITMEADKYNPKNSVTRAQFASFIARASSEKYRLPLPVQGVNVPDVSTAIASVKANVNNLNVRTSASSSNASNILAKVNTGAAFSVFEIQKDGWLKVSHEGRYAYVYKDYVDFIDESGKLLNKVQKHVYASGNIQAYEKRDVASNSVSSIAAKEKIAVYNTIGNWYVTLVNGLPAYVRVSQTEDSLQTEPVTPPAVEPEKPVVEEENNVPNPPAENSGENEQPVTPPQQLLTNTVGKATVDALQIRESASGTSRSLGQIKRGTLVEVHSVSGSWAKITYNGINGYINKTYLQLLNQKGPAVKDRIIVLDPGHGGKDPGAVKSNAREKEIVLKVANLVKQKLEKDGAIVKMTRSGDTYPSLEDRVRYAKNENGEIFISLHANAAAKEAANGTETFYSVTSNANEKEDLALATAINNEIVKNAKMYNRGVKRADYVVIKGNVMPAVLVELGFITNNADREKLISDEYVEIFAQSIYNGIVQYYTK, from the coding sequence TTGTCTTTGCGCAATCTTGTCGTGACGGTGACAATCATCTTCATGGCAATGTTCCAATTGAATACGGCATATGCTAGTACAAGCTTTGCCGATGTCCCTTCTTCAAACGGGGCGTATAATGAAATTAACTATTTAGTAAATGCGGGTGTCATAAAAGGGTATACGGAAAATGGTAAAACTCTTTATAAACCGAACGCCCATGTAACCCGTGGACAAGCTGCTAAAATGGTCGTTGTGGCAACAAATAACAAGCCTTTAACTGTAAAAAATTCTTCTTTTTCTGATGTTACATTAGGAACAGAACTTTCGGGCTATGTAGAAAGTGCGTTGGAATTAGGATTTTTCTCTGAGCAATCTAAAGGGAAATTTGGACCGAACACACCTTTAACACGAGAAGAAATGAGTAAAGTGCTGGCCATTGCATTTAAATTAAACACGGCTCAAACAGAAAAGCTGGAAATTCCATTTAAAGATATTAAACCGACGTATGGCTACTATCCATACATCGCAGCGATTTACTTTAACGGAATTACAATGGAGGCCGATAAATATAATCCAAAAAATTCAGTAACACGTGCGCAGTTCGCTTCATTTATCGCTCGTGCATCTTCTGAAAAATATCGTTTACCATTGCCAGTACAAGGGGTGAACGTACCGGACGTTTCGACAGCAATTGCTTCTGTTAAAGCAAATGTTAATAATTTAAATGTCCGCACATCTGCATCTTCTTCAAATGCATCAAATATTTTGGCGAAAGTAAATACAGGAGCAGCATTTTCCGTATTTGAAATCCAGAAAGACGGTTGGCTGAAGGTTTCACATGAGGGACGCTATGCCTATGTTTATAAGGACTATGTAGATTTTATAGATGAATCCGGCAAGCTCCTTAACAAAGTCCAAAAGCATGTTTACGCATCGGGCAACATTCAAGCATATGAAAAGCGTGATGTCGCTTCAAATAGTGTAAGCTCGATTGCGGCGAAAGAGAAAATTGCTGTTTATAATACGATTGGCAATTGGTATGTCACGTTAGTAAATGGTTTACCTGCCTATGTACGAGTTTCTCAAACAGAGGATTCATTACAGACAGAACCTGTTACCCCTCCAGCAGTGGAACCGGAAAAACCGGTAGTGGAAGAGGAAAATAATGTACCGAACCCTCCTGCTGAAAATAGTGGAGAAAATGAACAACCAGTTACGCCGCCGCAACAGCTATTGACGAATACGGTAGGCAAAGCGACAGTTGATGCTTTGCAGATTCGTGAGTCGGCTTCAGGTACTTCACGTTCACTTGGTCAAATTAAGCGAGGAACATTAGTGGAAGTCCATTCGGTATCAGGTAGCTGGGCTAAAATAACGTATAACGGTATTAACGGTTATATTAATAAAACATATTTACAACTTCTTAATCAAAAAGGACCTGCTGTAAAGGATCGTATTATTGTTCTTGATCCAGGTCATGGCGGTAAAGACCCAGGTGCTGTTAAAAGTAATGCACGTGAAAAGGAAATCGTTCTAAAAGTTGCGAATCTAGTAAAGCAGAAGCTTGAAAAAGATGGTGCGATAGTAAAAATGACGCGTTCAGGTGATACATATCCTAGCTTAGAGGATCGTGTTCGATACGCTAAAAATGAGAACGGTGAAATTTTTATCAGTCTTCATGCAAATGCAGCAGCAAAGGAAGCGGCAAATGGAACGGAAACATTCTACAGTGTTACTTCCAATGCAAATGAAAAAGAAGATTTAGCGTTGGCAACAGCCATTAATAATGAAATCGTTAAAAACGCAAAAATGTACAACCGTGGTGTAAAACGCGCAGACTATGTAGTTATTAAAGGAAACGTGATGCCTGCTGTTTTAGTGGAGCTCGGTTTCATTACTAACAATGCAGATAGAGAAAAGCTTATATCTGACGAGTATGTCGAGATTTTTGCCCAGTCTATTTACAACGGTATTGTGCAGTATTATACGAAATGA